The following is a genomic window from Acidobacteriota bacterium.
GAATGCGACGTCGTCGAGCATGGCGCGCCTGTAGAGCGCCACCGCTCCGCTGGGCCCGAAGATGCGCTCGGGCCCCTGCTCGAAGCGGCCTGACGCGGGGAGGTCCGCGCCGCGATCGAGGTGTCGCTGATCGGGCGTCATCACGATCCCCGTCGAATCGATCACGTCGGGGGCGTCGAGTCGCAGGAGGCGCCCCGTGGCGGAGCCGGCATCCGGCGCCGCGTCCAGGGCCTCAACCAGCGCGCGCACGTACCCGTCCGCCAGGACGGCGTCGGGATTCAGGCACAGGTAGTACGTGCCTGACGTGCGGGTGATGAGGTGATTGTGGGCGTCGGCGAACCCGAGGTTCGCATCGGCGAACACCCGCTCGTCGGGGGTCGTGAGCCGTTCGATCAGCGCACGCGACGCCGCCGTGGTGCCGTTGTCCCACACGTGCAGCGTGATCCCTGGATGGTCCTGCGCTCGCACCGACGCGATGCACCGTTCGAGCAGCGCATCAGGCTGCCATGTGACGATGCCGACGGAGACCGAGGCTGGGGGCACGCCCTACAGGGTAGCCGGCAACCGGCAATGCGACATGCCGTCCGGCTTGTACGGGCACTTGCTGGAGGCCAGGGGCTTCAGCCCCTGGCGCCGACGCACGGGTGAAGCCCGTGCGCTCCAGTGTGAAGAAGGCGGCGACCGCTTGCCCGATGGCCGGTGCCCGGTGTCCGGTGCCCGGTGCCCGGCTACTTGATCTTGACCGCCGTCTCGTTCGTGCCGGCACCGAAGAGTTCGCCGCCGCCGTTCCAGTACAGCGCGTGCTCGACGACGAGGGGGACGGCGTTGACGCTCTCGACACTCGTGCCGAACCGCTCGTTGTCTGCCAGTTGCGCGAACGTGTCCTTGCAGGGGCCAGGCTGGCCGGCGTAGCACGTGAAGCGCGAGTTGGCCGGCACGGTGAAGGTGGCTGATGTCACGACCGGACGACCGCCCTCGCGCAGCAGGCGCATGCGGACGGTCGCGGCGCTGTTGGAGGGGTTCGCGATGAGCACGAACGTCTGGTACTTCAGCGCGCCGCCGTTCTGCCCTTCGGCCATCGCCCAGTGTGTCCCCGTCGTGGTGAGTCCCGCGCTGTTGTGGGCATCGGTCCAGTTCTGGAAGGAACCGAACCAGTACATGGCGCGCTCCACGACGATGGGGTGCGTAGCCGAGACGTCGGCCGAGACGTCGACCTGCGTCGTGAGGGCATCCAGTCCCGACAGTTGCGTCAACTCGCTGTCGACGTACAGCGTGAGGCGGCTGTTGGCGCGCACGCCGTACGTCTGCGTGTATGTGCCGCTCGGCGTGAGATAGCGAACCGTCGCGACGGTGTCCTGCGCGCCGGGGTTGGCGATGAGCAGGTAGGTGTCGAAGTTCTGGCCGGTGGCGCCCTCGGCCACGAACCAGCGCGTGGCCGGTGTCGAGACCGCCGCAGAGGCATGGCCGCCCTCGAACTGGCGCCCGGGCTTGTTGAAGTACATCGCGCGTTCCACCGAGATGGGCTGATCCGCCGTGATGCGCGTGGAGAACGCCTTGCCGTCGAGCACGCGGACGCATCCCGTGTCTCCGGTGCCCGGCGCGCAGACCTGGTTGGCCCACAGCGTCATGCGCGCCGGAGCGCTCGGGAAATTCGCGGGGATGCTGACGACCTCGCCGCTTTCCAGCAGGAAGTCGACCTGTACCGTGGGGGCCACCGTTCCCGTCGCGGTGATCATGATGAACGTCTGGAAGAAGTTGTTGGCGGCGCCCTCGGCGAGGAACCACTGCTTTGCCGGTGCCTCGACGGCCTTGCCCGTGTGGGCGCCCCAGCCGTCGTTGTTGCCGAAGCTCATCGTCCGCTCGACGACCACGCCGCCGCGCATGGATTCGACGACCACCGAGACCGCCCGTCCCTCGCCGTTGTAACTCGCGTTGGCGAGGCTGTTGATGTCGATGGTGTGCCGACCGTACGCGGCGATCGGAATCTCCTGGATCACGGCCGGAGGCGGCGTGGCTTCGCCGAGATCGCCGCGCTGACCGAAGAGCACGATGGCCCTGACGATGGCCGAACGGTTCTCCGGGTTGGCGATGGCGATGCGCTCCTTGAAGAAGCCCGTCGACCCTTCGGCCAGTTCCCAGCGATTGGGAATGTGCGGGCTGGTACCTGCCGCGAACTCCGCCTGGTTGGACACGCCGTCGCCGTCGGGGTCGGCGTTCATGTCCGTGATGCCGTAGAAGGTCTGCCACTGCGACAGCGTCATCGGGGCTTCGTACGTGCGCGTGACCTGCAAGGGACCGGTCGCGTACTTGCCGTAGCTGTAGCCCGCCGCATCGGTCATCTCGACGTACACGTGGTACGTGCCTGGCGTGACCCCGCCGGGCATCGCGCCGAGATCCCAGATGTACGCCCCCGTGGCCGCGTTGAGCCCGCTGGCGATGAGCCGCTTGTCCGACGGATTGGTGTCGGTGTCGAGGTAGAGCGCCACCTGCGCCCCGACAGGCGCCGAGGGATTCGCGGAGTACCGGCCATCCTGCGCCGACCACTGCACGATGAACTGCCCCGACGCATCGGGCTCATCGTCGGCCGCGA
Proteins encoded in this region:
- a CDS encoding glycosyltransferase family 2 protein; the protein is MPPASVSVGIVTWQPDALLERCIASVRAQDHPGITLHVWDNGTTAASRALIERLTTPDERVFADANLGFADAHNHLITRTSGTYYLCLNPDAVLADGYVRALVEALDAAPDAGSATGRLLRLDAPDVIDSTGIVMTPDQRHLDRGADLPASGRFEQGPERIFGPSGAVALYRRAMLDDVAFEGEYFDRAFFAYREDADLAWRAQWRGWASLYVPSGIAWHRRRVTPERRSDLPPAINRYSVRNRFLLRLKNQSAGLAWRFLLPGARRDAQVVGYVLLREWSSIPGLLDVFRLLPLMLRWRRHVLGRSRATSADMARWFTTPNG